One region of Fibrobacter sp. UWB15 genomic DNA includes:
- a CDS encoding CopG family antitoxin has product MKTKCKKCEKVRLPKGFKLVDDFLSKEEIEALENDTSMRDPMVITGGHESETLEESIARISRAIAEAKEEKKMYSIRLKVKTVESIKRKAAAAGIPYQTYVNVLLDNAASA; this is encoded by the coding sequence ATGAAGACGAAGTGCAAAAAGTGCGAGAAGGTTAGGCTGCCCAAAGGGTTCAAGCTGGTTGACGATTTCTTGTCTAAAGAGGAGATTGAAGCGCTTGAAAACGACACCTCGATGAGAGATCCGATGGTTATCACCGGCGGTCATGAGTCGGAGACGCTGGAGGAATCCATTGCGCGTATCAGTCGCGCTATTGCCGAGGCCAAGGAAGAAAAGAAGATGTATTCCATAAGGCTCAAGGTCAAAACGGTGGAATCGATCAAACGCAAGGCCGCCGCCGCGGGCATCCCTTACCAGACTTACGTGAACGTGTTGCTCGACAACGCCGCATCTGCCTAA